From a region of the Streptomyces venezuelae genome:
- a CDS encoding DUF3000 domain-containing protein, which translates to MAAAQGRFSDGAEGTDSAKESSVPLPFRRAVDGLKKARLRPGIEIDPTKPPQRLAPHAYALEAAVVDGEEDLADGRLILLHDPSGHDAWQGTFRLVTLVRAELEPEMAADPLLPEVCWSWLTGALEARGLAYGEASGTVTMAGSHYFGGLAERRPATQIEIRASWTPREGVGGVPDTSAHLAAWCELLCQIAGLPPVGPTDSATGVVSLPQRRGPHHP; encoded by the coding sequence ATGGCTGCGGCTCAGGGACGATTTTCAGATGGCGCCGAGGGTACGGACAGCGCGAAGGAGAGCTCCGTCCCGCTCCCGTTCCGTCGGGCGGTCGACGGCTTGAAGAAGGCCCGGCTGCGTCCGGGGATCGAGATCGACCCCACGAAACCACCGCAGAGACTGGCGCCGCACGCCTACGCGCTGGAGGCCGCGGTGGTGGACGGCGAGGAGGACCTGGCCGACGGCCGGCTGATCCTGCTCCACGATCCGTCCGGGCACGACGCCTGGCAGGGGACCTTCCGGCTGGTGACGCTGGTGCGCGCGGAGCTGGAGCCCGAGATGGCCGCGGACCCGCTGCTGCCCGAGGTGTGCTGGTCCTGGCTGACCGGGGCGCTGGAGGCGCGCGGTCTGGCGTACGGGGAGGCGAGCGGCACCGTGACCATGGCGGGCTCGCACTACTTCGGCGGGCTCGCGGAGCGGCGCCCGGCGACGCAGATCGAGATCAGGGCCTCGTGGACGCCGCGCGAGGGCGTGGGCGGGGTGCCGGACACCTCGGCGCACCTGGCGGCGTGGTGCGAGCTGCTGTGCCAGATCGCCGGGCTGCCGCCGGTGGGGCCGACGGACTCGGCGACGGGTGTGGTCTCCCTGCCACAGCGCCGCGGTCCGCACCACCCGTAG
- the hemE gene encoding uroporphyrinogen decarboxylase, with amino-acid sequence MSANTRPQGQPSQTYDSAFLKACRREPVPHTPVWFMRQAGRSLPEYRKLREGTQMLESCMRPDLVTEITLQPVRRHNVDAAIFFSDIVVPLKAIGVDLDIKPGIGPVVAQPIRRREDLAQLRDLTPEDVSYVTEAIGMLTGELGTTPLIGFAGAPFTLASYLVEGGPSKNHEHTKALMYGDPKLWAELLDRLAEITSAFLKVQIEAGASAVQLFDSWVGALAPADYRRSVMPASAKVLESVASYGVPRIHFGVGTGELLGLMGEAGADVMGVDYRVPLDEAVRRVGPGKALQGNLDPAVLFSTPEAVEAKTDEVLAAAAGLEGHVFNLGHGVLPTTDPDALTRLVDYVHTKTAR; translated from the coding sequence GTGAGCGCCAACACCCGCCCCCAGGGCCAGCCGAGTCAGACGTACGATTCCGCCTTCCTGAAGGCGTGCCGGCGGGAGCCGGTGCCGCACACCCCGGTGTGGTTCATGCGGCAGGCGGGGCGCTCGCTGCCGGAGTACCGCAAGCTGCGCGAGGGCACGCAGATGCTGGAGTCCTGCATGCGGCCCGACCTGGTCACCGAGATCACGCTGCAGCCGGTGCGCCGCCACAACGTGGACGCGGCGATCTTCTTCTCCGACATCGTGGTCCCGCTCAAGGCCATCGGCGTCGACCTGGACATCAAGCCGGGCATCGGCCCGGTCGTCGCCCAGCCGATCCGCCGCCGCGAGGACCTCGCACAGCTGCGCGACCTCACCCCTGAGGACGTCTCGTACGTCACCGAGGCGATCGGCATGCTCACGGGTGAACTGGGCACCACGCCGTTGATCGGATTCGCGGGCGCGCCTTTCACCCTCGCGAGCTACCTGGTCGAGGGCGGCCCGTCCAAGAACCACGAGCACACCAAGGCCCTCATGTACGGGGACCCCAAGCTGTGGGCCGAGCTCCTGGACCGCCTCGCGGAGATCACCTCCGCCTTCCTGAAGGTCCAGATCGAGGCCGGCGCCTCCGCCGTCCAGCTCTTCGACTCCTGGGTCGGCGCCCTCGCCCCGGCGGACTACCGCCGCTCGGTGATGCCCGCCTCCGCGAAGGTCCTGGAGTCCGTCGCCTCCTACGGGGTCCCCCGGATCCACTTCGGCGTGGGCACCGGCGAGCTCCTCGGCCTCATGGGCGAGGCCGGCGCGGACGTCATGGGCGTCGACTACCGGGTCCCGCTCGACGAGGCCGTGCGCCGGGTCGGCCCCGGCAAGGCCCTCCAGGGCAACCTGGACCCGGCCGTGCTCTTCTCCACCCCGGAGGCCGTCGAGGCCAAGACGGACGAGGTCCTCGCGGCCGCCGCCGGCCTGGAGGGCCACGTCTTCAACCTGGGCCACGGCGTCCTCCCGACGACCGACCCGGACGCGCTGACCCGCCTGGTGGACTACGTCCACACCAAGACGGCCCGCTGA
- a CDS encoding NADAR family protein, which produces MTWHGPTFRISDGEHIDGSWCLVWRRHDLAHEYFVEHLFVYADGRITRGQYDATDLAGLERLLATGKLALEPPEARERRDGPPEESKWDTRYPEPRTDESFVLEVADEICRLAGRPTTADRCREAVRAYVQQPTEERRLLLREAYLAVPAHRRVYLLGDMDRQDRPLRILVTDLGLRVDGDGPVATEELHQGARDYFGAVDAAVERQEERLAVLHADEPAGAPQPPVVLHEVVHPNGPPAEPGLFVLRNDYGAAVTYGGETYPSVLHGYWALSAAEPADHDRIRACATAREAQDAGGLAKRRTDWPGVRLAVMAGLLRAKFEQHPPLAEILLATGDAGIRYTGIFEAPFWRADGPRGGRDWTGRLLELVRSELRAAQSGQTPAERTAATALRAATRTGSQTGENGGA; this is translated from the coding sequence ATGACCTGGCACGGACCGACGTTTCGCATATCCGACGGAGAACACATCGACGGGTCCTGGTGCCTCGTCTGGCGCAGGCACGACCTGGCGCACGAGTACTTCGTCGAGCACCTCTTCGTCTACGCGGACGGCAGGATCACCCGCGGCCAGTACGACGCGACCGACCTGGCGGGGCTGGAGCGGCTGCTCGCCACGGGGAAACTCGCCCTGGAACCGCCGGAGGCGCGCGAGCGGCGCGACGGGCCGCCCGAGGAGTCCAAGTGGGACACCCGGTACCCCGAGCCGCGGACCGACGAGAGTTTCGTCCTGGAGGTCGCCGACGAGATCTGCCGGCTGGCGGGGCGGCCGACCACGGCCGACCGCTGCCGGGAGGCCGTCCGGGCCTACGTGCAGCAGCCGACGGAGGAGCGGCGGCTGCTGCTGCGGGAGGCCTACCTGGCGGTCCCCGCCCACCGGCGGGTCTACCTCCTCGGCGACATGGACCGCCAGGACCGGCCGCTGCGGATCCTCGTGACGGACCTCGGGCTCCGCGTCGACGGCGACGGTCCGGTGGCGACGGAGGAACTGCACCAGGGCGCCCGGGACTACTTCGGCGCCGTGGACGCGGCCGTCGAGCGGCAGGAGGAGCGGCTGGCCGTCCTGCACGCCGACGAACCCGCCGGAGCCCCGCAGCCCCCGGTCGTCCTCCACGAGGTCGTGCATCCGAACGGCCCGCCCGCCGAGCCCGGCCTGTTCGTCCTGCGCAACGACTACGGAGCCGCCGTCACGTACGGGGGCGAGACCTACCCCAGCGTGCTCCACGGGTACTGGGCCCTCTCCGCGGCCGAACCCGCCGACCACGACCGGATCCGCGCCTGCGCGACGGCGCGTGAGGCGCAGGACGCCGGCGGGCTCGCGAAGCGGCGTACGGACTGGCCGGGCGTGCGGCTCGCGGTCATGGCGGGGCTCCTGCGGGCCAAGTTCGAGCAGCACCCGCCGCTCGCCGAGATCCTGCTCGCCACGGGGGATGCCGGCATCCGCTACACCGGCATCTTCGAGGCCCCCTTCTGGCGCGCGGACGGCCCCCGCGGCGGCCGGGACTGGACGGGCCGGCTGCTGGAACTGGTCCGCTCCGAACTGCGGGCCGCGCAGAGCGGTCAGACGCCCGCGGAGCGGACTGCGGCGACCGCCTTGCGGGCCGCTACCAGGACCGGGTCCCAGACCGGGGAGAACGGCGGGGCGTAG
- a CDS encoding FAD-dependent oxidoreductase translates to MATERLVVVGGDAAGMSAASQARRLRGPAELEIVAFERGHFTSYSACGIPYWVGGQVAGRDDLIARTPEEHRARDIDLRTRTEVVELDLSGSRVRARDLDTGSESWTEYDKLVLATGARPVRPRLPGIGAHGVHGIQTLDDGQRLMDTLRRTEGRRAVVVGAGYIGVEMAEALVARGFEVTVLHRGEQPMATLDPDMGGLVHSAMNRMGIRTVSRAEVTRILTDEEGRARAVATSAGEEYAADVVVLGIGVEPRTALARAAGLPLGPSGGILTDLSMRVRGHGNIWSGGDCVEVLDLVAGRTRHIPLGTHANKHGQVIGSGVGGGYATFPGVVGTAVSKVCDLEIARTGLRERDALEAGLRFVTATITSTNTAGYYPGAAEMTVKMLAERRTGRLLGVQIVGGAGAAKRVDIAAVALTAGMTVDQVVSLDLGYAPPFSPVWDPVLVAARKAVAAVRSAGV, encoded by the coding sequence ATGGCGACGGAACGACTGGTGGTGGTGGGCGGTGACGCGGCGGGGATGTCCGCCGCGTCACAGGCCCGCAGGCTGAGGGGCCCGGCGGAGCTGGAGATCGTGGCCTTCGAGCGCGGGCACTTCACCTCGTACTCGGCGTGCGGGATCCCGTACTGGGTCGGTGGTCAGGTCGCCGGACGCGACGACCTGATCGCCCGTACCCCCGAGGAGCACCGGGCCCGGGACATCGATCTGCGCACGCGCACGGAGGTCGTGGAGCTCGACCTTTCCGGGTCCCGGGTCCGTGCCCGTGATCTGGACACCGGGTCCGAATCCTGGACGGAGTACGACAAGCTGGTCCTGGCGACGGGCGCCCGCCCGGTCCGCCCCCGGCTCCCCGGCATCGGCGCGCACGGGGTCCACGGCATCCAGACCCTGGACGACGGCCAGCGCCTGATGGACACCCTGCGGCGCACCGAGGGCCGCCGGGCCGTGGTGGTGGGCGCGGGCTACATCGGCGTGGAGATGGCGGAGGCCCTGGTGGCGCGGGGCTTCGAGGTCACCGTCCTGCACCGGGGCGAGCAGCCGATGGCCACGCTGGACCCGGACATGGGCGGCCTGGTGCACAGCGCGATGAACCGGATGGGGATCCGTACGGTCTCCCGCGCCGAGGTGACGAGGATCCTCACCGACGAGGAGGGCCGGGCCCGGGCGGTGGCCACGTCGGCGGGCGAGGAGTACGCGGCGGACGTGGTCGTGCTCGGCATCGGCGTGGAGCCCCGCACCGCGCTCGCCCGCGCGGCCGGCCTCCCGCTGGGCCCTTCGGGCGGCATCCTCACGGACCTCTCGATGCGGGTCCGGGGCCACGGGAACATCTGGTCGGGCGGTGACTGCGTGGAGGTCCTGGACCTGGTCGCGGGCCGTACCCGGCACATCCCGCTGGGCACCCACGCCAACAAGCACGGCCAGGTCATCGGCTCGGGCGTGGGCGGCGGTTACGCGACGTTCCCCGGGGTGGTCGGGACGGCGGTGAGCAAGGTCTGCGACCTGGAGATCGCCCGTACGGGGCTGCGCGAGCGGGACGCGCTGGAGGCGGGCCTGCGCTTCGTGACGGCCACCATCACCTCCACCAACACGGCGGGCTACTACCCGGGGGCCGCGGAGATGACGGTGAAGATGCTGGCGGAACGCCGTACGGGCCGTCTCCTCGGGGTCCAGATCGTCGGCGGCGCGGGCGCGGCGAAGCGGGTGGACATCGCGGCGGTCGCCCTCACGGCGGGCATGACGGTGGACCAGGTGGTCTCCCTCGACCTGGGCTACGCCCCGCCGTTCTCCCCGGTCTGGGACCCGGTCCTGGTAGCGGCCCGCAAGGCGGTCGCCGCAGTCCGCTCCGCGGGCGTCTGA
- a CDS encoding DUF4349 domain-containing protein: MRSFDRHRSAAALAALALAGALALTGCGAGGEGSASDKAAVAPASGGKAPEGAAAAPAPAASAGAAGSSAGKNAAPPAVVRPNVIRTATLGIETADVQKTLAAARTAAGDAGGYVGNESTRRGEDGRMTSTVTLRVPGERYDAVLGAMEGSGKLLHRKVDAQDVTEKVADIGSRVASQQASVARVREMMGKASALSEVVMLESELSRRQSDLESLLAQQTALKDQTSLGTITLEVSEPAAKPEAEKKEKKKEPTFLGALGGGWDVFTKVVRYLTVAVGAVLPFALTAVAGLLLFRLYRRWRPARPKPAPVPWRATVPAARTAPDAGADVQD; this comes from the coding sequence ATGCGCAGTTTCGACAGACACCGTTCCGCGGCCGCCCTGGCCGCCCTCGCGCTGGCCGGCGCGCTCGCGCTCACCGGCTGCGGTGCGGGCGGCGAGGGCTCCGCGAGCGACAAGGCGGCGGTGGCGCCCGCCTCCGGCGGCAAGGCCCCGGAGGGCGCCGCCGCGGCCCCGGCGCCGGCCGCGTCCGCGGGCGCCGCGGGCTCCTCGGCCGGCAAGAACGCCGCGCCGCCGGCCGTGGTCCGCCCGAACGTCATCCGCACGGCGACGCTCGGCATCGAGACGGCGGACGTCCAGAAGACGCTCGCCGCGGCCCGCACGGCCGCCGGCGACGCGGGCGGCTACGTCGGCAACGAGTCCACCAGGCGCGGCGAGGACGGCCGGATGACCTCGACGGTGACCCTTCGGGTGCCGGGCGAGCGCTACGACGCCGTGCTGGGCGCCATGGAGGGCAGCGGGAAGCTCCTGCACCGCAAGGTCGACGCGCAGGACGTCACGGAGAAGGTCGCCGACATCGGCAGCCGCGTCGCCTCGCAGCAGGCCAGCGTGGCGCGGGTGCGGGAGATGATGGGCAAGGCCTCGGCGCTGAGCGAGGTGGTGATGCTGGAGAGCGAGCTGTCGCGCCGCCAGTCCGACCTGGAGTCGCTGCTGGCGCAGCAGACGGCCCTGAAGGACCAGACCTCGCTGGGCACGATCACGCTGGAGGTCTCGGAGCCGGCCGCGAAGCCGGAGGCCGAGAAGAAGGAGAAGAAGAAGGAGCCCACCTTCCTGGGGGCCCTGGGCGGGGGCTGGGACGTCTTCACCAAGGTGGTGCGCTATCTGACGGTGGCGGTGGGCGCGGTGCTGCCGTTCGCGCTGACGGCCGTGGCGGGGCTGCTGCTGTTCCGGCTGTACCGGCGGTGGCGTCCGGCGCGGCCGAAGCCGGCCCCGGTGCCGTGGCGGGCGACGGTACCGGCGGCGCGGACGGCTCCGGACGCCGGGGCCGACGTGCAGGACTGA
- the hemG gene encoding protoporphyrinogen oxidase produces the protein MHEADMRTDRPGDAPRSTGSTGSTGTRRHAVVVGGGIAGLAAAHRLLAEGVRVTLLEAGPRLGGKLYAGELAGARVDLGAESMLARRPEAVALAEAVGLGEAVQAPATATAHLWTRGALRPMPRGHVMGVPGDLGPLAASGVLSAEGLARIEAERTLPPTEIGDDVAVGAYVAARLGREVVDRLVEPLLGGVYAGDAYRISMRAAVPQLFEAARTHALLGDGVRELQRRAEAAPQPAGPVFAGIDGGIGRLPLAVADACRAAGARLVTGTPVREVTRTPDGWRVVAGSGATELIEADAVILATPAGPAARLLDGLAPAAAAELREVEYASMALVTMAFRRSDLPAAVSGGGASGFLVPPVDGRTIKASTFSSNKWAWAGTDPDLFLLRTSVGRYADESDLQREDGELVDVSLADLGEAVGLTARPVASTVTRWDGGLPQYPVGHLGRVARIRTAVAALPGLAVCGAVYDGVGIPACVASAGKAADAVIAALGARTAPLAPTTDQRTGQ, from the coding sequence ATGCACGAAGCGGACATGCGTACGGATCGGCCGGGCGACGCCCCCCGGTCCACCGGCTCCACCGGCTCCACCGGCACGCGCAGGCACGCCGTCGTCGTCGGCGGAGGCATCGCGGGCCTCGCGGCAGCCCACCGGCTGCTCGCCGAAGGCGTCCGCGTCACCCTGCTGGAGGCCGGACCCCGGCTCGGCGGCAAGCTGTACGCCGGTGAGCTCGCCGGAGCCCGCGTCGACCTCGGCGCCGAGTCCATGCTCGCCCGCCGCCCCGAAGCCGTCGCCCTGGCCGAGGCCGTGGGCCTCGGCGAGGCCGTGCAGGCGCCCGCCACCGCCACCGCCCACCTGTGGACCCGCGGCGCGCTGCGGCCGATGCCGCGCGGCCACGTCATGGGCGTCCCCGGCGACCTGGGCCCCCTCGCCGCCTCCGGGGTGCTCTCCGCCGAGGGTCTGGCACGCATCGAGGCCGAGCGGACGCTGCCGCCCACCGAGATCGGCGACGACGTCGCCGTCGGCGCGTACGTCGCGGCCCGCCTCGGCCGCGAGGTCGTCGACCGGCTGGTGGAGCCGCTGCTCGGCGGGGTCTACGCGGGCGACGCCTACCGCATCTCCATGCGCGCCGCCGTCCCCCAGCTCTTCGAGGCCGCCCGCACGCACGCCCTTCTGGGCGACGGCGTACGGGAACTGCAGCGCCGGGCGGAGGCCGCGCCCCAGCCGGCCGGCCCGGTCTTCGCCGGCATCGACGGCGGCATCGGACGGCTCCCGCTCGCGGTGGCCGACGCCTGCCGGGCGGCCGGGGCCCGGCTCGTCACCGGCACCCCCGTGCGCGAGGTCACCCGTACGCCCGACGGCTGGCGGGTGGTGGCCGGAAGCGGCGCCACCGAGCTCATCGAGGCGGACGCCGTGATCCTGGCCACCCCAGCCGGACCCGCCGCACGGCTGCTGGACGGGCTCGCCCCAGCCGCCGCCGCCGAGCTGCGCGAGGTCGAGTACGCCTCGATGGCCCTGGTCACGATGGCCTTCCGCCGTTCCGACCTGCCGGCGGCCGTCTCCGGCGGCGGCGCCAGCGGATTCCTCGTACCGCCCGTCGACGGCCGGACCATCAAGGCCTCCACCTTCTCCAGCAACAAGTGGGCCTGGGCCGGGACCGACCCCGACCTCTTCCTGCTGCGCACCTCGGTCGGCCGCTACGCCGACGAGAGCGACCTGCAGCGCGAGGACGGCGAGCTCGTCGACGTCTCCCTCGCCGACCTCGGCGAGGCCGTCGGCCTCACGGCCCGGCCGGTCGCCTCCACCGTCACCCGGTGGGACGGCGGACTGCCCCAGTACCCGGTCGGCCACCTCGGCCGGGTGGCCCGGATCCGCACCGCGGTCGCGGCCCTGCCGGGCCTCGCGGTGTGCGGAGCGGTCTACGACGGAGTGGGCATCCCGGCCTGTGTCGCGAGCGCGGGCAAGGCCGCGGACGCGGTGATCGCGGCGCTCGGTGCGCGTACGGCACCCCTGGCACCGACCACTGATCAGCGCACGGGACAATAG
- the hemQ gene encoding hydrogen peroxide-dependent heme synthase: MTAPEKIPNAGKKAKDLNEVIRYTLWSVFKLKDVLPEDRTGFADEVQELFDQLAAKDITVRGAYDVSGLRADADVMIWWHAETADELQTAYNLFRRTKLGRALEPVWSNMALHRPAEFNKSHIPAFLADEVAREYVSVYPFVRSYDWYLLPDEDRRRMLADHGKMARGYPDVRANTVASFSLGDYEWLLAFEADELYRIVDLMRHLRASEARMHVREEVPFYTGRRKSVADLVAGLA; encoded by the coding sequence ATGACTGCACCAGAGAAGATTCCCAACGCGGGGAAGAAGGCGAAGGACCTCAACGAGGTCATCCGCTACACCCTGTGGTCCGTCTTCAAGCTGAAGGACGTCCTGCCCGAGGACCGCACCGGTTTCGCCGACGAGGTCCAGGAACTGTTCGACCAGCTGGCCGCCAAGGACATCACCGTCCGCGGCGCCTATGACGTCTCCGGCCTGCGCGCCGACGCCGACGTCATGATCTGGTGGCACGCCGAGACGGCGGACGAGCTGCAGACCGCCTACAACCTGTTCCGCCGCACCAAGCTGGGCCGCGCCCTGGAGCCGGTGTGGTCGAACATGGCCCTGCACCGCCCGGCCGAGTTCAACAAGTCGCACATCCCGGCCTTCCTGGCCGACGAGGTCGCGCGCGAGTACGTCAGCGTGTACCCCTTCGTGCGCAGTTACGACTGGTACCTGCTGCCCGACGAGGACCGCCGCCGCATGCTCGCCGACCACGGCAAGATGGCCCGCGGTTACCCGGACGTGCGCGCCAACACCGTCGCCTCCTTCTCGCTGGGCGACTACGAGTGGCTGCTCGCCTTCGAGGCGGACGAGCTGTACCGCATCGTCGACCTCATGCGTCACCTGCGCGCCTCCGAGGCCCGCATGCACGTCCGTGAAGAGGTGCCCTTCTACACCGGGCGCCGCAAGTCCGTCGCCGATCTGGTGGCCGGGCTCGCCTGA
- a CDS encoding alpha/beta hydrolase, whose product MRTELVGRAAALAALSLLLCVPAHAARPASPGPLGGTAAEAAGAALTARRAAAAAAPAGGGLAFGRCPDAEDLPAPVQCATLRVPLDYARPDGPRISLTVSRAGATGARGAVRQGALVQNPGGPGASGMYFPLLAGLPGWERIAAAYDLVGYAPRGVGRSAPLSCQDPATRAAGPTQDPARPSPAYKRQRLAAARAYARGCARRAGAALPYYTTLNNARDLDVLRAALGERKLNFMGASYGTYLGGVYATLHPGRVRRMVLDSAVDPDPRRVWYRNNLDQSPGFERRWYDFRAWVARHHATYGLGATPAAVQASYARVREAVARTPAGGTVGTGELRAAYLQAAYYDDVWPDRAAALAAFLRGDPARLTALASPDPEAAAEAENATAVYTAVLCNDSPWPADWETWDRDHTELARRAPFETWANAFLNLPCASWPVRERQRPVAVGSQPELLPPTLVVAAERDGATPYAGALELQRRLGAAASLVTEKGAGSHGVAGGRNGCVDRHVERYLLTGATPGWRVTCAPHPEPAPVSLDDRAASTHRALLPPVV is encoded by the coding sequence ATGCGGACGGAACTCGTGGGCCGGGCGGCCGCCCTGGCGGCGCTCTCCCTGCTCCTCTGCGTTCCGGCCCACGCCGCGCGGCCGGCCTCGCCCGGCCCCCTCGGCGGTACGGCCGCCGAGGCCGCCGGTGCCGCCCTGACCGCCCGCCGTGCCGCGGCCGCGGCCGCGCCCGCAGGCGGCGGACTCGCCTTCGGCCGCTGCCCCGACGCCGAGGACCTCCCCGCTCCGGTCCAGTGCGCCACCCTGCGGGTGCCGCTCGACTACGCCCGGCCCGACGGCCCCCGGATCTCCCTCACCGTCAGCCGGGCCGGCGCCACCGGCGCCCGCGGCGCCGTCCGCCAGGGCGCGCTCGTCCAGAACCCCGGCGGCCCCGGGGCCTCCGGCATGTACTTCCCGCTCCTCGCCGGCCTCCCCGGCTGGGAGCGGATCGCCGCCGCCTACGACCTCGTCGGCTACGCCCCGCGCGGCGTCGGCCGTTCCGCCCCTCTGTCCTGCCAGGACCCCGCCACCCGGGCCGCGGGACCCACCCAGGACCCGGCCCGGCCCTCCCCGGCGTACAAGAGGCAGCGCCTCGCGGCCGCCCGGGCCTACGCCCGCGGCTGCGCGCGCAGGGCCGGCGCGGCCCTGCCGTACTACACGACGCTCAACAACGCCCGGGATCTGGACGTCCTGCGGGCCGCGCTCGGCGAGCGGAAGCTGAACTTCATGGGCGCCTCGTACGGCACCTACCTGGGCGGCGTGTACGCCACCCTGCACCCGGGCCGGGTCCGCCGGATGGTCCTGGACTCGGCGGTCGATCCCGATCCGCGCCGCGTCTGGTACCGCAACAACCTCGACCAGTCGCCCGGCTTCGAGCGCCGCTGGTACGACTTCCGCGCCTGGGTGGCCCGGCACCACGCCACGTACGGACTCGGAGCCACCCCGGCGGCCGTGCAGGCGAGCTACGCGCGCGTCCGGGAGGCGGTGGCCCGTACTCCTGCGGGCGGGACCGTCGGCACGGGCGAACTGCGGGCCGCCTACCTCCAGGCCGCCTACTACGACGACGTGTGGCCGGACCGGGCGGCGGCCCTCGCGGCCTTCCTGCGCGGCGACCCGGCGCGGCTGACCGCTCTGGCCTCCCCCGACCCGGAAGCGGCGGCCGAGGCGGAGAACGCGACGGCGGTGTACACGGCGGTGCTGTGCAACGACTCCCCGTGGCCCGCCGACTGGGAGACCTGGGACCGCGACCACACCGAGCTGGCGCGCAGGGCTCCCTTCGAGACCTGGGCCAATGCCTTCCTGAACCTGCCGTGCGCCTCCTGGCCGGTGCGCGAGCGGCAGCGGCCGGTGGCGGTCGGGTCCCAGCCGGAGCTGCTGCCCCCGACGCTGGTGGTCGCGGCGGAACGGGACGGGGCGACCCCGTACGCGGGCGCGCTGGAACTCCAGCGGCGGCTCGGCGCGGCGGCTTCGCTGGTGACGGAGAAGGGGGCCGGCTCCCACGGAGTGGCCGGCGGACGCAACGGCTGCGTGGACCGTCACGTGGAGCGGTACCTGCTGACGGGGGCCACCCCGGGGTGGCGTGTCACATGTGCGCCGCATCCGGAGCCCGCACCGGTGTCGCTGGACGACCGGGCAGCGAGTACCCACAGGGCACTGCTGCCGCCAGTCGTCTGA
- a CDS encoding TIGR04222 domain-containing membrane protein, producing MNLLAVAIWIAVVLSSLLLMVGLRGARSSSSGSAPALHDLSEAAFLVGGPGTVVDAALVSMLGDGRLVAGGPGIVQVRPGARAVDPAERAVLQAHQRAPSGWLYQVRYGAMCDPAVQEIGGALADRWLITPPGSGLRRLRRWGIVQAVVCALLLFPVSVVLTVVGLALDSGSGVPFIAKVAVVLVGGIVAGLVCAARARSRVTRAGARALRAIRSAHVNDRTPHVQTALFGLRGLRDPYLRQQLVPAVRGTRLAAAQSRTRSHGTDSSSHWAGAEVLPIVWCAGSDGGGSGGSGCGGGSGCGSSGGGSGCGGSSGSGCGGSSGSSCGGSSSSSCGSSSSCGSSSSSSCGSSS from the coding sequence ATGAACCTCCTCGCCGTGGCGATCTGGATCGCCGTCGTCCTCTCCTCGCTGCTGCTGATGGTCGGGCTCCGCGGCGCCCGGTCCTCGTCCTCGGGATCCGCGCCCGCCCTGCACGACCTGTCCGAGGCCGCCTTCCTGGTGGGCGGGCCGGGCACCGTCGTGGACGCCGCGCTCGTCTCCATGCTCGGCGACGGCCGGCTGGTGGCCGGCGGTCCGGGCATCGTCCAGGTACGCCCCGGGGCGCGGGCCGTCGACCCCGCCGAGCGGGCCGTCCTCCAGGCTCACCAGAGGGCGCCTTCGGGATGGCTCTACCAGGTGCGCTACGGCGCCATGTGCGACCCGGCCGTGCAGGAGATCGGGGGCGCGCTGGCCGACCGCTGGCTGATCACCCCGCCCGGATCCGGGCTGCGCCGCCTGCGCCGCTGGGGAATCGTCCAGGCCGTCGTGTGCGCGCTGCTGCTGTTCCCGGTGTCGGTGGTGCTGACCGTCGTGGGGCTCGCCCTGGATTCCGGTTCCGGGGTTCCGTTCATCGCGAAGGTGGCGGTCGTCCTGGTGGGCGGCATCGTGGCCGGCCTGGTCTGCGCGGCCCGGGCCAGGAGCCGGGTCACCAGGGCCGGGGCGCGGGCGCTGCGCGCGATCCGTTCCGCCCACGTGAACGACCGGACCCCGCACGTGCAGACCGCGCTGTTCGGGCTCCGCGGTCTGCGGGACCCGTATCTGCGACAGCAGTTGGTGCCCGCCGTGCGCGGTACCCGGCTGGCGGCGGCCCAGTCGCGCACCCGCTCCCACGGCACGGACAGCTCCTCGCACTGGGCGGGGGCCGAGGTGCTGCCGATCGTCTGGTGCGCCGGAAGCGACGGCGGCGGCAGTGGCGGCTCCGGCTGCGGCGGTGGTTCGGGGTGTGGCTCCTCGGGAGGCGGTTCCGGCTGCGGCGGTTCTTCCGGTTCGGGCTGCGGCGGTTCTTCAGGCTCCAGCTGCGGCGGCTCGTCGAGCTCCAGCTGCGGCAGCTCGTCCAGCTGCGGCAGTTCGTCCAGCTCCAGCTGCGGCAGCAGCTCCTGA